Below is a window of Bacteroidales bacterium DNA.
CACAGCCTATGTAGGCAATAAAATTGTTACTGAAGCTGAATTGATGGCTCAGATCGTTAGAAAGAAAAACACTTAACAATATATTCCGGGTACAATGAATCAACCGCTTGCCTATGTGCATCCTCAAGCCAGGATCGCAAAAAATGTCGTAATCGAACCTTTTGTCAATATCGAAAAAAATGTCGAGATTGGTGAAGGTACCTGGATCGGATCCAATGTAACCATCATGGAAGGTGCAAGGATCGGAAAAAACTGCCGGATTTTTCCCGGTGCCGTTATTGCTGCCATTCCCCAGGATCTGAAATATTCAGGGGAAGATACACTCGTGAGAGTAGGCGACAATACGACCATCCGTGAATTTGTGACCATTAACAGGGGCACCAAAGCCAATATGGAAACCGTAGTTGGCAATAACTGCCTTCTGATGGCTTATGTACATATTGCTCATGACTGTGTAGTCGGGAATAATTGTATCCTGGCCAATGCGGTTACCCTTGCAGGACATATTGTTGTTGAAGACTGGGCCATTATTGGTGGTGTAACTGCGGTTCATCAGTTTGTTAATGTGGGTCAGCACAGTATGATTTCCGGAGGTTCACTCGTTCGTAAAGATGTACCCCCTTATACTAAAGCCGCCCGTGAGCCACTGTCCTATGTAGGGATTAACTCGGTAGGCCTGAGAAGGCGTGGATTTGGCCCTGACAAAATCAATGAAATCCAGGAAATATACCGGTATATATACCTGAAAGGCCATAATGTGAGCCAGGCGCTGGAAATGATAGAAGCCATGATGCCAGCCACCGCTGAAAGGGATGAGATCATCTCGTTTGTCACCAGTTCTGCCAGGGGAATTATGCGTGGGTATACGGGATCACGGGATTAGAGTGCTGAGTGCTGGGTGCTGGGTGCTGAGTGATGAGGAGATGAGGAGATGGGGAGAGGGGAGAGGGGGGGGGGGGGGGGGGGGGGGAGAGGGGGGCTGGGGAGGGGAGGGGGAGAGGGGGGCTGGGGAGGAGAGGGCGAGAGGGGGAGATGAAGAGATGCCCCGAAGGGGAGTCTTTGGCTGGGAGAGGGGTAAATTTATTCGTGAAAATTCGTGCTGAAATTCGTCCGCCA
It encodes the following:
- the lpxA gene encoding acyl-ACP--UDP-N-acetylglucosamine O-acyltransferase, with the protein product MNQPLAYVHPQARIAKNVVIEPFVNIEKNVEIGEGTWIGSNVTIMEGARIGKNCRIFPGAVIAAIPQDLKYSGEDTLVRVGDNTTIREFVTINRGTKANMETVVGNNCLLMAYVHIAHDCVVGNNCILANAVTLAGHIVVEDWAIIGGVTAVHQFVNVGQHSMISGGSLVRKDVPPYTKAAREPLSYVGINSVGLRRRGFGPDKINEIQEIYRYIYLKGHNVSQALEMIEAMMPATAERDEIISFVTSSARGIMRGYTGSRD